From Falco cherrug isolate bFalChe1 chromosome 4, bFalChe1.pri, whole genome shotgun sequence, one genomic window encodes:
- the NAA80 gene encoding LOW QUALITY PROTEIN: N-alpha-acetyltransferase 80 (The sequence of the model RefSeq protein was modified relative to this genomic sequence to represent the inferred CDS: inserted 1 base in 1 codon; deleted 2 bases in 1 codon) gives MGPWTDVSFTLGKQNQGLWLALSLGCFLPRCCTGTEGAGAGSSRQVRRMGSMSEELSLVPLHQRPELLEACAKLLGEEWGKSRASRLHMLQRSSDTFPTCLLLLRSQGRAEAPATQEGPCQLVGHVRLSRVAGRPHDLFVESVVVARALRGQGYGRQLMEATERWAQXRGFCCLHLTTHDKQHFYAHLGFVLGEPVQSVAFLSPAIPTAVLRLFSAPPGAATATTARPRVPSGPLSPCQTPATPPPPPPPTVVWARGVLAENSRQSLLETPHRDAKGLPIFWMKKDI, from the exons ATGGGGCCCTGGACAGACGTGTCATTCACATTGGGGAAGCAGAACCAGGGGCTGTGGTTGGCCTTGAGCCTGGGCTGCTTCCTGCCACGCTGCTGCACAGGCACCGAGGGCGCGGGAgccggcagcagcaggcagg TGAGAAGAATGGGCTCCATGTCGGAGGAGCTCAGCCTGGTCCCCCTGCACCAGaggccagagctgctggaggcctGCGCCAAGCTCCTGGGCGAGGAGTGGGGGAAGAGCCGGGCGTCGCGGCTCCACATGCTCCAGCGGTCCTCGGACAccttccccacctgcctgctgctgctgcggagCCAGGGACGTGCAGAGGCCCCTGCCACCCAGGAGGGGCCCTGCCAGCTCGTGGGCCATGTCCGGCTCTCCCGTGTGGCTGGCCGTCCTCACGACCTCTTCGTGGAGAGCGTGGTGGTGGcccgggcgctgcggggccAGGGCTATGGACGGCAGCTGATGGAAGCCACTGAGCGGTGGGCCC GCCGAGGCTTTTGCTGCCTGCACCTCACCACCCACGACAAGCAGCATTTCTACGCTCACCTGGGTTTTGTCCTGGGCGAGCCAGTGCAGAGCGTGGCCTTCCTCAGCCCTGCCATACCCACTGCAGTGCTGCGGCTCTTCTCTGCCCCTCCtggtgctgccactgccaccaccgCTAGGCCAAGGGTGCCCTCTGGCCCCCTGTCTCCCTGCCAaacccctgccacccccccaccgcccccaccACCA ACCGTGGTTTGGGCGAGGGGAGTCCTGGCTGAGAACAGCAGGCAGAGCCTCCTGGAGACCCCCCACCGTGATGCCAAAGGGCTGCCCATCTTCTGGATGAAGAAGGACATCTGA
- the HYAL3 gene encoding hyaluronidase-3: MVLAMVLRACLVLGMAVGESPAPEPLVGGQPFAVVWNIPTSRCQNRFGLGLPLGDYGIVENRDGHFTGQNITIFYKNKFGLYPYLSQQGVPHNGGIPQRVPLGAHLTRAAEDIRRILRPAFRGLAVVDWEEWRPLWAQNWGAKRIYRAASEQWVQDQHGLLPAQQRLQLARWEFEQAAQAVMEETLLLGQTLCPGGLWGFYRFPDCLNSNWAKEANYTGQCQPAEVQHNNRLGWLWATSAALYPSIYLPPALPSALRHRYVHHRLREALRVATFRANSPPPVIAYSRLSFRRSHRFLELADLVHTIGESAALGAAGLVLWGDMSYSHSAESCASLHHYLTSTLGPYVANVTAAAQECSYVQCHGHGRCVRRQPHDLSSLLHLGPGASPPGSFRCHCYRGWAGKDCARRVKPSPVSSCLVPTRAHSLCRHNNLPPSDTCLPRDTWGW; this comes from the exons ATGGTGCTGGCGATGGTGCTGCGggcctgcctggtgctgggcatGGCTGTCGGGGAGAGCCCGGCACCAGAGCCCCTGGTGGGCGGGCAGCCCTTCGCCGTGGTGTGGAACATCCCCACCAGCCGCTGCCAGAACCGCTtcggcctggggctgccccttgGCGACTATGGCATTGTGGAGAACCGGGATGGCCACTTCACCGGCCAGAACATCACCATCTTCTACAAGAACAAGTTTGGGCTGTACCCCTACTTGTCCCAGCAGGGTGTCCCCCACAATGGAGGCATCCCCCAGCGGGTCCCCCTCGGCGCCCACCTCACTAGGGCAGCTGAGGACATTCGCCGCATCCTGCGCCCTGCTTTCCGTGGCCtggccgtggtggactgggaggAGTGGAGGCCTCTCTGGGCCCAAAACTGGGGGGCCAAGCGGATCTACCGGGCGGCCTCAGAGCAATGGGTGCAGGACCAGCACGGCCTCCTGCCAGCGCAGCAGCGGCTCCAGCTGGCCCGCTGGGAGTTTGAGCAGGCAGCGCAGGCTGTGATGGAGGAGACACTTCTGCTGGGCCAGACCCTGTGTCCAGGGGGGCTCTGGGGTTTCTACCGCTTCCCTGACTGCCTCAACAGCAACTGGGCCAAGGAGGCCAACTACACCGGGCAGTGCCAGCCAGCAGAGGTGCAGCACAACAACCGCCTTGGCTGGCTCTGGGCCACCTCAGCTGCCCTCTACCCCAGCATCTACCTGCCACCAGCGCTGCCGTCTGCCCTGCGCCACCGCTATGTGCACCACCGGCTGCGCGAAGCCCTGCGCGTGGCCACCTTCAGGGCCAACAGCCCCCCGCCCGTGATTGCCTACTCCCGCCTCTCCTTCCGCCGCTCACACAGATTCCTGGAGCTG GCTGACCTGGTGCACACCATCGGGGAGAgtgcagcgctgggtgcagcTGGACTCGTGCTCTGGGGAGACATGTCGTACTCCCACTCGGCT GAAAGCTGTGCCAGCCTGCACCACTACCTCACATCCACCCTGGGTCCCTACGTGGCCaatgtgacagcagcagcccaggagtGCAGCTATGTGCAGTGCCATGGCCACGGGCGCTGCGTGCGCCGGCAGCCCCACGACCTGAGCAGCCTCCTGCACCTTGGCCCTGGTGCCAGCCCACCAGGCTCCTTCCGCTGCCACTGCTACCGTGGCTGGGCCGGCAAGGACTGTGCCCGGCGAGTCAAGCCCAGCCCTGTCTCCTCCTGCCTGGTGCCCACCCGTGCTCACAGCCTCTGCAGGCACAACAACCTCCCACCCTCTGACACCTGCCTACCACGGGACACATGGGGCTGGTGA